One segment of Streptomyces sp. YIM 121038 DNA contains the following:
- a CDS encoding response regulator transcription factor, with translation MPVRLLVCDDHAVVRAGLLALLGSAPGVEVVGEAGSGEEAVALAAKLRPDVVLMDLQLGPGTDGVEATRRITAAAGGGRPHVLVLTTYDTDADITRAIEAGATGYLLKAERPEELFSAIRAAACGRTALSPPVASRVMARMREPRPGLTPRERDILGQLAQGLGNREIARALFISEATVKTHLGRIYDKLGVETRAGAVAVAKEQRLL, from the coding sequence TTGCCGGTCCGGCTTCTCGTCTGCGACGACCACGCCGTCGTCCGGGCGGGCCTGCTCGCCCTGCTCGGCAGCGCGCCCGGGGTCGAGGTGGTCGGGGAGGCCGGTTCCGGCGAGGAGGCGGTGGCCCTGGCCGCGAAGCTGCGGCCGGACGTCGTCCTCATGGACCTCCAACTGGGCCCCGGGACGGACGGCGTGGAGGCCACGCGCCGCATCACGGCGGCGGCCGGGGGCGGGAGGCCGCACGTCCTTGTCCTCACCACGTACGACACCGACGCCGACATCACCCGTGCGATCGAGGCGGGCGCCACCGGCTATCTGCTCAAGGCCGAGCGGCCCGAGGAGCTGTTCTCGGCGATCCGCGCCGCCGCGTGCGGCCGCACCGCGCTCTCGCCGCCCGTCGCGTCCCGCGTGATGGCCCGCATGCGGGAACCCCGGCCCGGCCTCACCCCGCGCGAACGCGACATCCTGGGCCAGCTGGCGCAGGGCCTCGGCAACCGCGAGATCGCCCGTGCGCTGTTCATCAGCGAGGCCACGGTGAAGACGCACCTGGGCCGCATCTACGACAAGCTCGGCGTGGAGACACGGGCGGGCGCGGTGGCCGTGGCCAAGGAACAGCGGCTCCTCTAG
- a CDS encoding NAD(P)-binding protein — MPRTPSTTPTVTVIGGGFAGLTAAIAAAEGGARVTVHEAHHTLGGRARTSEGTYRTNDGPHALYNGGPHWTWLKQRDLIGELAPLPPLEAARLRLRHRGALRRTPPLAMLRLLRRAPEQAPVDEDFLTWATREVGPEGARAAAHYTAVALFHHDPGALSARFVHTRFRRAAKLPPEAHYPVGGWGTVVDRMAARAWNLGVRVETLARVGDIAEPARRGPVIVATSLDAARRLLRDDGLTWESGRTTLVDVALRPRRGDLFAVSDLDGTGWIERFTAQDRTLAPEGRQLIQGQIPLAPHESKADGVRRAEELLDLGFRDWRERVTWRRASVAGGRTGAVDRPGTTWRDRPAVDRGDGVFLAGDQVAAPGLLSEVSFNSAIEAVSLALTGTGRLTATTPWVDLKSA; from the coding sequence ATGCCCCGCACCCCTTCGACCACCCCCACCGTCACGGTGATCGGCGGCGGCTTCGCCGGCCTCACCGCGGCCATCGCCGCCGCCGAGGGCGGAGCCCGGGTCACCGTGCACGAGGCGCACCACACGCTGGGCGGCCGCGCCCGCACCTCGGAGGGCACGTACCGGACGAACGACGGACCGCACGCGCTGTACAACGGCGGCCCGCACTGGACCTGGCTCAAGCAGCGGGACCTGATCGGCGAACTGGCCCCGCTGCCGCCCCTGGAGGCCGCGCGGCTGCGGCTGCGCCACCGGGGCGCGCTGCGCCGCACCCCGCCCCTGGCGATGCTGCGGCTGCTGCGCCGGGCGCCCGAACAGGCCCCCGTCGACGAGGACTTCCTGACCTGGGCCACGCGCGAGGTGGGCCCGGAGGGCGCCCGTGCGGCGGCCCACTACACCGCCGTGGCGCTCTTCCACCACGACCCGGGCGCGCTGTCCGCCCGCTTCGTGCACACCCGGTTCCGCCGCGCCGCGAAGCTGCCCCCGGAGGCGCACTACCCGGTGGGCGGCTGGGGCACGGTCGTGGACCGGATGGCCGCCCGCGCCTGGAACCTGGGCGTCCGGGTGGAGACGCTGGCCCGCGTCGGCGACATCGCGGAGCCCGCGCGGCGCGGCCCCGTCATCGTCGCCACCTCGCTCGACGCCGCGCGGCGGCTCCTGCGGGACGACGGGCTGACCTGGGAGAGCGGGCGCACCACCCTCGTGGACGTGGCGCTGCGCCCGCGCCGGGGCGATCTGTTCGCGGTGTCGGACCTGGACGGCACGGGCTGGATAGAGCGTTTTACCGCCCAGGACCGTACGCTCGCCCCGGAGGGGCGGCAGCTGATCCAGGGGCAGATCCCGCTCGCGCCGCACGAGTCGAAGGCGGACGGCGTCAGGCGCGCGGAGGAGCTGCTCGACCTCGGTTTCCGCGACTGGCGCGAGCGCGTGACCTGGCGCCGCGCCTCGGTGGCCGGCGGCCGCACGGGCGCCGTCGACCGGCCGGGCACGACCTGGCGCGACCGGCCCGCGGTGGACCGGGGCGACGGCGTGTTCCTGGCGGGCGACCAGGTGGCGGCGCCGGGGCTGCTCAGTGAGGTCTCCTTCAACAGCGCCATCGAGGCGGTGTCGCTCGCCCTGACCGGCACGGGCCGGCTGACCGCCACCACACCCTGGGTTGACCTCAAGTCCGCTTGA
- a CDS encoding zinc-binding dehydrogenase has product MHAVRLHAFGPAENLTYETVEDPTPGPGQVRIAVAAAGVHLLDTSVREGEQGPLPQLPELPTVPGREVAGTVESVGEGVDTAWAGRRVVAHIGFAPGGYAELTVTEAARLHELPEGLGFPEAVGLIGTGRTTMGILQFTELDADSVVVVPAAAGGIGTLLVSYAKHAGATVIGLAGGPAKTARVTANGADLAVDYTDPAWPDEVRAFLKGLGDGGRAATVVLDGVGGDAGRAAVDLLGPGGTHLTFGWSEKKGPVDLTDEELAARGITRINPLGGAMLERAGGDNPVRTLELAALRAWEGGYFTPAVQTFPLAEAAAAHRALETRATTGKVVLIP; this is encoded by the coding sequence ATGCACGCCGTACGTCTGCACGCCTTCGGCCCCGCCGAGAACCTCACGTACGAGACCGTCGAGGACCCCACGCCCGGCCCGGGCCAGGTGCGGATCGCCGTCGCGGCGGCCGGGGTGCACCTGCTCGACACCTCGGTCCGGGAGGGCGAGCAGGGCCCGCTGCCCCAGCTGCCCGAGCTGCCGACGGTCCCGGGCCGCGAGGTCGCGGGCACCGTCGAGTCCGTCGGCGAGGGCGTGGACACCGCCTGGGCCGGCCGGCGCGTCGTCGCGCACATCGGCTTCGCCCCCGGCGGCTACGCCGAGCTGACCGTGACCGAGGCCGCCCGGCTGCACGAGCTCCCCGAAGGGCTCGGCTTCCCCGAGGCCGTCGGGCTCATCGGCACGGGGCGCACGACGATGGGCATCCTCCAGTTCACGGAGCTCGACGCCGACTCCGTCGTCGTCGTCCCCGCCGCCGCGGGCGGCATCGGCACCCTGCTCGTGAGCTACGCCAAGCACGCCGGGGCCACGGTCATCGGGCTCGCGGGCGGGCCCGCCAAGACGGCCCGCGTCACCGCGAACGGCGCCGACCTGGCCGTCGACTACACCGACCCGGCCTGGCCCGACGAGGTCCGCGCGTTCCTGAAGGGCCTGGGCGACGGCGGCCGCGCCGCGACCGTGGTCCTCGACGGGGTGGGCGGCGACGCGGGCCGGGCCGCCGTGGACCTGCTCGGGCCCGGCGGCACCCACCTCACCTTCGGCTGGTCGGAGAAGAAGGGCCCGGTGGACCTGACCGACGAGGAGCTGGCCGCGCGCGGCATCACGCGGATCAACCCGCTCGGCGGGGCCATGCTGGAGAGGGCGGGCGGCGACAACCCCGTCCGCACCCTGGAGCTGGCCGCCCTGCGCGCCTGGGAGGGCGGCTACTTCACCCCCGCCGTGCAGACCTTCCCGCTGGCCGAGGCGGCCGCGGCGCACCGCGCCCTGGAGACCCGCGCCACCACGGGCAAGGTGGTCCTGATCCCCTGA
- a CDS encoding GNAT family N-acetyltransferase, giving the protein MDSAPPSPAPSTTITFRDLPDTDLDRALDLVYLAFHETPEDEKRKHHHDLLRGCDRVGAYDGETLVGLLAAFRFTMSVPGGELPCPSVTFVSVAPTHRRRGVLSGMVAALFERCGASGRPLAALWASEDAIYGRFGFGPATYNNTVEVKSERPLALRITPAEGPLRLVDPAAAPALLAEYYDRTRAARAGRIDRTEAWWREEWMATEDEDDDDLSPPRVVVLGDAADPERVTGYAIYRTKGRDDAPGLVRLDELEADTPEAEAALWRYLASIDLTGLIQAWGRPLDDPLLLFAGDRDQVRVTGQYPGLRVRLVDVRAALLARSWAAPADLVLEVRDPQLPANEGRFRLTVTDADGPAAYEPTDAPADLTLDVRDLGSAYLGGAPLVSFVRAGTVTEHTPGAAAALDAALTTALLPHTVDAF; this is encoded by the coding sequence ATGGACTCCGCACCCCCCAGCCCGGCCCCGTCCACCACCATCACGTTCCGCGACCTGCCGGACACCGATCTGGACCGCGCCCTCGACCTGGTCTACCTCGCCTTCCACGAGACCCCGGAGGACGAGAAGCGCAAGCACCACCACGACCTGCTGCGCGGCTGCGACCGCGTCGGCGCGTACGACGGGGAGACCCTGGTCGGCCTCCTCGCCGCCTTCCGCTTCACCATGTCCGTGCCGGGCGGCGAACTGCCGTGCCCCAGCGTCACGTTCGTCTCCGTCGCGCCCACGCACCGCCGCCGCGGCGTGCTCTCCGGCATGGTCGCGGCGCTCTTCGAGAGATGCGGCGCGAGCGGCCGTCCGCTGGCGGCGCTGTGGGCCTCGGAGGACGCGATCTACGGCCGCTTCGGCTTCGGCCCGGCCACGTACAACAACACCGTCGAGGTGAAGTCCGAGCGCCCCCTGGCCCTGCGGATCACCCCGGCCGAAGGACCCCTGCGCCTGGTGGACCCGGCGGCCGCCCCCGCGCTGCTCGCCGAGTACTACGACCGTACGCGCGCCGCCCGCGCGGGCCGCATCGACCGCACCGAGGCCTGGTGGCGCGAGGAATGGATGGCCACGGAGGACGAGGACGACGACGACCTGTCGCCCCCGCGCGTCGTGGTCCTCGGAGACGCGGCCGACCCCGAGCGCGTCACCGGGTACGCCATCTACCGCACCAAGGGCCGCGACGACGCCCCCGGCCTGGTCCGCCTGGACGAGCTGGAGGCGGACACGCCGGAGGCCGAGGCCGCACTGTGGCGCTATCTGGCGTCGATCGACCTGACCGGCCTGATCCAGGCGTGGGGCCGCCCGCTCGACGACCCGCTGCTCCTGTTCGCCGGGGACCGCGACCAGGTCCGCGTGACGGGCCAGTACCCGGGCCTGCGGGTCCGGCTCGTCGACGTGCGCGCCGCGCTGCTCGCCCGCTCCTGGGCGGCCCCCGCCGACCTGGTCCTGGAGGTCCGCGACCCCCAGCTCCCCGCCAACGAGGGCCGCTTCCGCCTGACGGTCACCGACGCGGACGGCCCGGCGGCGTACGAGCCGACCGACGCCCCCGCCGACCTCACCCTCGACGTGCGGGACCTCGGCTCGGCCTACCTCGGCGGCGCGCCGCTCGTGTCCTTCGTACGGGCGGGCACCGTCACCGAGCACACGCCGGGCGCGGCCGCCGCCCTGGACGCGGCGCTCACGACCGCGCTGCTGCCGCACACGGTCGACGCGTTCTAG
- a CDS encoding aminoglycoside phosphotransferase family protein, whose translation MIEIHVPDALVESQHKYAGEAGRAFVAGLPELAARTLERWELTPVGASMHGMAALVLPVERADGSPAVVKFQVLDEETEGEPVALRVWDGDGAVRLLDHDAATGTMLLERAGDGRELTRFAEAGKDETRGAVLVVAELLARLTAGPAPAGMRTLGAIAGQMLDDTPAALKEIADPADRALVARCADAVREVVGEPGDRMLHWDLHFGNVLAAGREPWLAIDPKPLAGDPGFDLWPALNDRFDPDDARWRFDAMTEVLGLDRERALAWTLGRVLQNALWEVEDGRPAPEEDLELARRLLASPL comes from the coding sequence GTGATCGAGATCCACGTACCGGACGCCCTGGTCGAATCCCAGCACAAGTACGCGGGGGAGGCGGGCCGCGCCTTCGTCGCGGGGCTGCCGGAGCTCGCCGCGCGGACCCTGGAGCGCTGGGAGCTGACGCCCGTGGGCGCCTCCATGCACGGCATGGCGGCGCTCGTGCTGCCCGTGGAGCGCGCCGACGGCTCACCGGCCGTGGTGAAGTTCCAGGTCCTGGACGAGGAGACCGAGGGCGAGCCGGTCGCGCTGCGCGTGTGGGACGGCGACGGCGCGGTGCGGCTGCTCGACCACGACGCCGCCACCGGCACGATGCTGCTCGAACGGGCCGGTGACGGCCGGGAGCTGACCCGGTTCGCCGAGGCGGGCAAGGACGAGACCCGGGGGGCCGTCCTCGTCGTCGCGGAGCTGCTCGCGCGGCTCACCGCCGGGCCCGCGCCCGCGGGCATGCGCACGCTCGGCGCCATCGCCGGGCAGATGCTCGACGACACCCCGGCCGCGCTCAAGGAGATCGCCGACCCGGCCGACCGGGCGCTCGTGGCGCGGTGCGCGGACGCCGTGCGCGAGGTCGTGGGCGAGCCCGGGGACCGCATGCTCCACTGGGACCTGCACTTCGGCAACGTCCTCGCGGCCGGGCGCGAGCCGTGGCTCGCCATCGACCCCAAGCCCCTCGCGGGCGACCCCGGCTTCGATCTGTGGCCCGCCCTGAACGACCGCTTCGACCCGGACGACGCGCGCTGGCGCTTCGACGCGATGACGGAGGTCCTGGGCCTGGACCGGGAGCGGGCGCTCGCGTGGACGCTCGGGCGGGTGCTCCAGAACGCGCTGTGGGAGGTGGAGGACGGGCGTCCGGCGCCGGAGGAGGACCTGGAACTGGCGCGGCGGCTGCTCGCGAGCCCGCTCTAG
- a CDS encoding thioredoxin domain-containing protein: MAVRKAGRMAASVAAVALLGAVVTGCDSDDDGDGDWMGGGKKSPSASAEPSDPAAKSPSPSQDTGPAAKVPPASVNDLAKVPTAVKGGVITVGEPSAKHTVKVYEDPRCPFCKKFEENGAQALVAPLAAGDVKVEYTIASFLDNNFGGDGSKNAANALRAAVDTGKFPQFHSALFTNQPEESDDGFTPAFLLKVGAAAGIKDAAFDKAVTANAHKAWVATAMKAFTADGVSGTPTVEIDGKKAPADSLYDKADFAKALKDAGVS, encoded by the coding sequence ATGGCCGTACGCAAGGCCGGGCGCATGGCCGCTTCGGTGGCCGCCGTGGCGCTGCTCGGTGCCGTGGTCACCGGGTGCGACTCCGACGACGACGGCGACGGCGACTGGATGGGCGGGGGCAAGAAGTCCCCGTCGGCCTCCGCCGAGCCGTCCGACCCGGCCGCGAAGTCGCCGTCGCCGTCGCAGGACACCGGTCCGGCGGCGAAGGTCCCGCCCGCCTCGGTGAACGACCTCGCGAAGGTCCCCACCGCTGTCAAGGGCGGCGTGATCACGGTCGGCGAGCCGTCCGCGAAGCACACGGTGAAGGTGTACGAGGACCCGCGCTGCCCCTTCTGCAAGAAGTTCGAGGAGAACGGCGCGCAGGCGCTCGTCGCGCCGCTGGCCGCGGGCGACGTGAAGGTCGAGTACACGATCGCCTCGTTCCTCGACAACAACTTCGGCGGCGACGGCTCCAAGAACGCCGCCAACGCGCTGCGGGCCGCCGTGGACACGGGGAAGTTCCCGCAGTTCCACTCCGCGCTCTTCACCAACCAGCCCGAGGAGAGCGACGACGGCTTCACGCCCGCGTTCCTGCTGAAGGTGGGCGCGGCCGCGGGCATCAAGGACGCCGCGTTCGACAAGGCGGTCACCGCCAACGCGCACAAGGCGTGGGTGGCCACCGCCATGAAGGCCTTCACCGCCGACGGCGTCTCCGGGACGCCCACGGTCGAGATCGACGGCAAGAAGGCGCCCGCCGACTCCCTGTACGACAAGGCCGACTTCGCGAAGGCCCTCAAGGACGCCGGGGTCTCCTGA